In Lentilitoribacter sp. Alg239-R112, the following proteins share a genomic window:
- a CDS encoding bifunctional allantoicase/(S)-ureidoglycine aminohydrolase yields MNNPTYYAPKGGLSKQTDMLTGRAVFTDAYAVIPKGVMQDIVTSKLPFWDKTRAWIIARPMSGFAETFSQYIVEVAPGGGSEKPELDQNAEAVLFVVEGEMALTLDGEQHQLKSGGYAFIPPACRWAVLNNGHEHVRFHWVRKSYEAVDGIDVPDAFVTNEKDVPPTPMPDTDGKWATTRFVDPDDMRHDMHVTIVTLAPGAVIPFAETHVMEHGLYVLEGKAVYRLNQDWVEVEAGDFMWLRAFCPQACYAGGPSNFRYLLYKDVNRHMKLG; encoded by the coding sequence ACTTTCCAAACAAACGGATATGTTGACTGGTCGTGCTGTTTTTACCGACGCCTATGCTGTTATCCCTAAGGGTGTCATGCAGGATATTGTGACCAGTAAGTTGCCGTTTTGGGATAAGACGAGGGCATGGATTATCGCGCGACCGATGTCCGGGTTCGCTGAGACCTTCTCGCAATATATTGTTGAAGTCGCGCCTGGCGGGGGCAGTGAAAAGCCTGAACTTGATCAGAATGCTGAAGCTGTACTTTTTGTCGTTGAGGGTGAGATGGCACTTACGCTTGATGGCGAACAACATCAATTGAAATCAGGAGGTTACGCATTTATCCCTCCAGCTTGCAGATGGGCTGTTCTGAACAATGGTCATGAGCATGTCCGTTTTCATTGGGTTCGTAAATCGTATGAGGCAGTAGATGGCATAGATGTACCAGATGCTTTTGTAACGAACGAAAAAGATGTGCCGCCAACACCTATGCCTGATACGGATGGGAAATGGGCAACAACGCGCTTTGTTGATCCTGACGATATGCGCCATGATATGCATGTTACTATCGTTACTTTGGCGCCGGGTGCCGTTATACCATTTGCTGAGACACACGTGATGGAGCACGGTTTGTACGTGCTTGAAGGCAAGGCCGTTTATCGGCTCAATCAAGATTGGGTCGAAGTAGAAGCTGGTGATTTCATGTGGTTGCGCGCTTTTTGCCCACAGGCGTGCTATGCGGGCGGGCCGAGTAATTTTCGCTACCTTCTATATAAAGATGTAAATCGCCATATGAAGCTTGGTTAG